One region of Phragmites australis chromosome 18, lpPhrAust1.1, whole genome shotgun sequence genomic DNA includes:
- the LOC133899720 gene encoding WRKY transcription factor WRKY51-like, with amino-acid sequence MAVDLMGCGGYEHLAFQEAAAAGLRSIELLASSLSSRAGRAQSPPLGQIADQAVSRFRRVINLLDRTGHARFRRAPAAPTETPPPSPAPALSPPPAAPVSQTAAPQKSLTLDFTKPATKTAATPAVSATSTSFLSSVTVGGDGSVSGGRSLAVTSGKPPLPKRKHPCAAAAAVAHAHPECSTVGLCHCSKKPKRKHPRGATRTVRVAAPASGSRADIPADEYSWRKYGQKPIKGSPYPRGYYRCSTAKGCPARKHVERDAADPATLVVTYEGDHRHDALAGAARVA; translated from the coding sequence ATGGCGGTCGACCTGATGGGCTGCGGCGGCTACGAGCATCTCGCGTTCcaggaggccgccgccgcggggctGCGCAGCATCGAGCTGCTGGCGTCCTCGCTCTCCTCCCGCGCCGGACGGGCACAGTCGCCGCCGCTCGGACAGATCGCTGACCAGGCGGTGTCCAGGTTCCGCCGCGTGATCAACCTCCTCGACCGCACCGGACACGCCCGCTTCCGCCGCGCGCCCGCCGCGCCCACGGAAACGCCTCCTCcatctcccgctcccgcgctgTCGCCGCCTCCGGCTGCGCCCGTGTCGCAGACGGCGGCACCGCAGAAGAGCCTGACGCTGGACTTCACGAAGCCGGCAACCAAGACCGCAGCGACGCCGGCGGTCTCCGCGACGTCGACCTCCTTCCTGTCGTCCGTGACGGTGGGCGGCGACGGCAGCGTGTCCGGGGGGCGGAGCCTCGCCGTCACCTCCGGCAAGCCTCCCCTCCCGAAGCGCAAGCacccctgcgccgccgccgccgccgtggcgcaCGCGCACCCCGAGTGCTCCACCGTCGGGCTGTGCCACTGCTCCAAGAAGCCGAAGCGGAAGCACCCGCGCGGCGCGACGCGCACGGTGCGCGTGGCGGCGCCGGCGTCGGGGTCGCGCGCGGACATCCCGGCCGACGAGTACTCGTGGCGCAAGTACGGGCAGAAGCCCATCAAGGGGTCCCCCTACCCGCGCGGCTACTACCGGTGCAGCACCGCCAAGGGCTGCCCCGCGCGGAAGCACGTGGAGCGCGACGCCGCCGACCCCGCCACGCTCGTCGTCACCTACGAGGGCGACCACCGCCACGACGCCCTCGCCGGCGCTGCCCGCGTGGCGTGA